The genomic window TTCTGCAATTCAACGACGAGTTTGACCAGGCCAAGGTTTTGTATCAGAAGGTCCTGGAGATTCGGGAGCGCGATGATCCCGACAGCCCGGTGATAGCCCTGGATCTCAACCACCTGGCGACGGTCGAAGGAAAGACCGCACACCTCGGGGAGGCGGGCGCGCTCATGAGTCGGGCCCTGGCCATTCTGGACAAGATACCGCGCATCGATGACCCACAGCTCGCCGCCGTCTACCACAATTACGGGGTCTTCTCCGACATCACCGGCGACCTTCTCGGCTCCGAGGCGTCCTTCGAGCGGGCGGTGGAAATCCGCGAGAGGACCATCGGGCCGGCGGCCCTGCTGACCGCAGCGTCGATGCAGGCGCTCGGGTACGAGCGCTACAGGCTGGGGGACTATGCAAGCGCGAGGCAGCTGCTCGACACGGCGCTGGCGAACCTCGAGAAGAGCCCCGAGCAGCACGAGGTCGCCTACTGCATCTCCAATCTGGCGCTGGTCATGGCGGACATGGGGAGGCACGACCTGTCGATTGCCTACCAGGAGCGTGCCGTCTCGATCCTGCGGGACACGCGCGGAGAAGAACATTCCGAATATGCCCAGTTCGTATCGGAGCTGGGGATGTTCCTCTCCAAGGCTGGCGAGTATGAGCGCGCCGCCGCGCTGATTCGGCCGGCGCTGGCAGCCCAGGAGAAAAAGGTGGGACCCGTGCATCAGGAAGTTGCCCTCACCTTGTTGCGGCTGGCGCGCGCCGAGGCTGCCGCGGGAGACCTCAGCTCGGCTGCCGGGCATTATCAGCGGGCCATCGACATCGCCCGGAAGATGTTCAACGAGTTCCACCCGATTGTCGGCGAGGGCCTCGACGGCCTGGCGCACCTCAAGCTGACCGCCGGCGATCTCGACGAAGCCGACCGTCTTTTCCGGAAGGCGCTTGAAATCAAGGAAAGCGTCATGGGCAGCAGCCACCCCGAGGTCGCCGAGCTGTTCATCGACATAGCGCGCACCAATCGCGCGAACGGCAAGAGCGTCGAGGCACTGCGGAACTCGCTGCAAGCCGAGGCAATTCTGCGCCGGCACTTCGGTCAGGTGATACGTGGCTTCTCCGAGCGAGAAGCCCTCGCATTCCAGCGAATTCGCCAGACCGGACTCGAAGTGGCGCTCTCGGTGCTCGCGGGAACGTCACCGGCGGATCGTGCCAAGGAATCGGTCGCCGAAATCTGGAACGCCCTCATCCGCTCGCGCGCCTCCGTCCTGGATCAGGTCGCCTCGCGTCATGCCTTCGGCTTGGAGCCACGCAATGAAGCTTCGGCTGCTCTGACACGGCAGCTCGCCGCTGCCGCGAACCGGCTGGCGACGCTGGTCGTGCAAGGACCGAACCCTGGCAAGCCGGAAGCCTACCGCGCCCGCTTCGAGCAGGCCCTCCAGGCCAAGGAAAAGCTCGAGCTCGAGCTGGCCGAGATGACGCGGAATGCTGGTGGAATCCCTCCCACCAGCGCCTCGGTGGAAACGATTGAATCCGCTCTTCCCCTCGACACAGGCCTCATCGCTTTCGTGCAATTCCTCGGATTCACCGGCCCCGGCCCCGCGACGATGGCGGGAGGGCTGCGACGTCCCGCAGAGGCGCGATCCTCGTATGGCGCCTTTTTGATGCGGCGCGATCTTTCCGGACCTCTCTTTTTCGATCTGGGCGATGCCGCAGGCGTCGATACCCTGATTTCCAGCTGGCGGCGGCAGGCGGTCCCACCGCCTGCGGCAACCCTTGGCAACGCTGCTTCCGAACAGAGTTACCGCGCGGCCGGCGAGCGGCTGCGGGTCCGTCTGTGGGAGCCTCTGGCGGGACATCTGAAAGGGCTGAAGCGGATCCTCATCGTCCCCGATGGGCAGATTGCACTGGTGAGTTTTGACGCGCTGCCATCGGAAGAAGGGAAATATCTCGTCGAGGGCCCCGCGGTTCTTCAATACCTTTCCACCGAGCGGGATATCCTGAAGCCGCCCGGATCTCGCTCCGTCGGCTCCCGCATCCTGGCAATGGGAGGACCCGATTTTGACGTATCGCCTCCCGCCCAGGCGGCATCGCTCGGGGGGAAGACGTCGGGCAACCCCCAGCTGGCCCTGCAATCCGGGCCACCGGCCTATCGAGGCACCGCTTCTCCCTGCCAGGACTTTCAGAGCCTGCGATTCGCCCCGCTGCCCGCAGCTGCCGAAGAAGTCCGCCAGATCCAGAAGCAGCTGCGGGCGGCACATCCTCCGGAAAGCAATGCTACGGTAGCGGGGCTGACCGCCGGCAGCGCCAGCGAGCCCTCCTTCAAGAAGTGGGCGCCCGAGAGCTCCCTGCTCCACCTGGCGACCCACGGCTTCTTTCTGGGCGAGGGGTGCGGCGCCAAGGGCAGCGGGACACACCGTTCCGCCGATAGAGCGATGCACGAAGATACGCTGCACGAAGGGATCTTCGCCGATAACCCGCTCCTCCTCTCCGGCCTGGCCCTGGCCGGCGCGAATCAGCGCTCGCAGGCCGGGCCCAAGACCGACGACGGGATCCTTACGTCCGAGGAAATCGCCTCCATGGACCTATCGGCGGCGCAGTTGGTCGTGCTGTCGGCCTGCGAGACGGGAGTGGGGGAGATTCAGTCGGGCGAGGGTGTGCTCGGGCTGCGGCGCGCCTTCCAGCTGGCGGGAGCCAGAACCGTCATCATGAGCCTTTGGCAAGTGGACGACCGGGCAACCCTGGACTGGATGCGGAGGCTGTACGACGGGCGCGGCAAGGGTCTGTCGACTGCCGAGTCGGTGCACCAGGCCAGCCTGTCGGCCCTTCAGGAGAGGCGGGCCAAGGGGAAAAGCACCCACCCCTTCTACTGGGGAGCTTTCGTCGCCGCGGGAGATTGGCGGTAGTCGATCTCGACGCTCGCCTGGTAGAGAGGAACGGCGCCGGCAATCGCCGTCCGAACGGCCCGGAACTGGTACTTCCCCGGCTCAATCTGCGGCGAAACCGCCAAGCTCACCACTCCGGCCGATTCCACATGCTCGCGGACACGGGAAACGGGCATCTCGAAGTGCCAGACATCTTCTCCCTTTGGTCCGAGGATCTCGAAGCGGAGCGGCTCGGACCCGGAAGCATCTTCGGGAATGGTAAGCGGCACCGTGATATTGAGATAGGGTTCCTCCCTATCGATGCTCCAGTGCTGGACGGCGACCTCGCCGCTGCGCATCAATCCCGGCAAATTGTGGATGAGCGGAGCTACCAGGATGCGCGCGCTCTCGGAGACGACCGGAGGCGCGGCCGGCGGAACTGGGACCTCGGTCCGGAGGGGCGCCGACAGTAACCGCCAGCCGACCAACAGTCCGAAAAGGGCTCCAACCCCCGCGGCAAGGCTCATCCACGGGAGCGAGGGTCGCGACCGGGCAGGCTCCGCCAGCTTCTTGCGGCCGATCCGTCTCCAGGTCTCGACCTCGAGCTGGCAGGTGGCGCAGGTTTCGAGATGGCGGCCAATCCCAGGCGCCTCCACGCCACCCTCGCCCAGGGCGTAACGGTGGAGGATCACCGGCTCGGGATGCGGCTCGAACATCGCCTCACCGCCGGAGCGTATCTGCTCTTTCATGGATTCCAGGTCTTCCAATATCTCCCCGCAGTCGGGACAGGTTTGCCGATGTTGCTCGACGCGGCGGCTCTGATCCGGCCCGAGGCGTGCACCGACGTAGTCCGCCAGGAGCGTCCGTATTTCCTCGCAGATCGTCAGCACCGGCTGATGCTTCCCTTAAGTTGCAATAATGGCCTCTCCCGGTTCCCGAAATCTTTGCTCACGGCTCGCTTTCCACCTTGGCGTCAGGCAAATGGCGCCTCACGGCCACCCGAAGGGCCTTCTGCGCCTCCATCAGGCAGCGGGACAGCCGCGATTTGACCGTCCCCACCGGAACCAAGAGCTCCTGCCCGATTTCCTCGTACCCCTTCTCGTCCAGGAAATACAACCGGATCAAAAGGCGGCATTCTTCCGAGGCCTGGTCGAGGACCCTCCGGACAATCTGCCGCGCCGCCACGACATCGACGACCGGGGTCCCCAGGACGGCAGCCAGGGCCTCCGCCTTCCCCTTTTCCGATTCAAGCCGTCGGTGCAGGACTTCCTGGACGGCCCGGACGGCGGTGTGCCGCGCGATTCCCTGGACGTAGAAGCGAAAATCGCGCGCCGCATCGAAGCGGCCCTTCTGCAGGCTCTCGATCACCCGCGCCAGAGTCTCCTGGACCAGATCGGGCCATTCCTCGCGCAGGGACCAGAACCGGGGCCAGGTCAGGATGCTCGAAATCCAGCGGATGACGACACCGATTGCTTCCGGATCGTCTTCGAGCAGACGGGCAGCAATGCTTTTTTCAGGATATCGCACTCGCTCCCTCTCCCGGTACGCGCGTTCGCGACGGGCGAGGATACGGAGGGTCGGGACGACTGTCAATTTGGCCCGACAGTGCGCCAATTCCCACAGGAGCTTGCGGGGCGTCGCCTCCCGCGGACGCTCCGAGGCGCTGCGCGCCGCCGGCGGTGCGGACCTGTTGCCGCGAGGAGGCGCCGAGTCGGCGCTTCGTCAAGATGAGGACGCGATCATCCGCAAGGACATGCGGAATCTGGACGACCGCAATCCTCGGCATCGACCTTCGGGACGCCGGAGCCGACGTTTTTCGCTGCCGCTCCTGAATCTCGCCTCCTGCCGGCGCGCATGGCACGCGTGCTGCTTGGATGGATCCGGCTCTGAACCTCCGGTCGGCACCGGAAATGGGTGATGACGGAACAAGAGATATCGAGCGACAACGTGGTCAAGAAGACGGTCTATTTCCTCGGGGCCGGGGCCAGCCGCGCCGACTTTCCCGACATTCCGCTGATGGACAATCTCCTCCATGAGATCGTCCGGACACGCCCGGTCAGCGCTCTCCTCATGGACTTCCTGGAAGGGGTTTTCGGTCCGGGGATCCTGGACGCTCCGCCGGATCCCGAGCGCATCCCGCGGATCGACGATCTCTTCACCCTGATCGACGCCTCCCTGTCGGGCAGAGGGCCTTCCCCGGCCGGGATTTCGCGGGAGAAGCTCATCGAGGTTCGCCGCCACCTGACGGCCTCGATTGGGCTCGTGGTGGCCCGGGCGGTGGGCGCGGGCCTCGGCCGCACGGCCATCCGCTTCGCCAAGGCGCTGCCCGAAGCCTCAACCTTGATCTCCACCAACTACGACATCGTCATGGACAGCGCGCTGCTGGAGCGGCGTCCCAGGAACGTCAACTACGGAGTGGCGGTGCGCGAGGCGGTGCAGCGCCTCGACGGGCAGAGGCGGGGCCGCTTCGAGGAGATGCACCACTTCCGCGCCCTGCCCGACAGCGAGGCGATCGTCCGCACCGGCGGGATTCCCCTTCTCAAACTGAACGGATCGCTGAACTGGCTGTACTGTCCCCGCTGCGACGAGCTCGACATCACGCTGTCGCAGAGCACCGGCGCCGTGCTCATCCTCGACGAGCCGGAGCTGGGGCGCTGCAGCCAGGAGCGCTGCACCTCGCCCTACGAGACGGTGCTCGTCGGTCCGAGCCTGGAGCAGCGCTACGAGAACCGCTTCCTGGCGGCGACCTGGGTCAGGGCGGAGCGCTCGCTGCGGGAGGCCGCCTCCCTGGTGATCGTCGGCTACTCCCTGCCCGAGGCCGACTATCTGGTCCGCGCCATGTTCGCCCGCACCTTCGGCCACCGCAGCGACAAGGTCACCGTCGTCACGATCACCCGGAACCCGTTCGAGCAGTCGCTCCTCGAGAGCCGCTACCGGCGTCTGCTGGCGCATTGCCGCTTCGATACCGGCGGCTTCGCTGACTACGTCGAGCGCCTCGTGAAGGCGGCCTGACGGCCGGTCCCGGCTTCGGCATCCCGGCCTTCATAGACACCTCCTCGATCCAACCCCTATAATCTCGCGGTTCCCGCCAAATGAGGCCGGGAAGCACTTTCGGGACTTCGTCTTGGGCCTTTTCCCCGAAAACCGCCGTTTCGCCTTCACCGTCTTCGATGACACCGATTTTTGCCGGCTCCCGGAGGTTTCTCCGGTCTACCACCTCCTCGCCGACCTCGGCATCAAGACCACCAAGTCGGTCTGGCCGCTGGCCTCGGCTCCCGAGGGGGCGATCGAGGGGGCCAGCCTGGCGGAGGCCGACTATCTGGAGTTCGTCCGCTGGCTGCAGCGGGAGGGCTTCGAGATCGCGCTGCACGGAGTGCGGAACCATCACTCCACGCGCGACCTGGTCCAGCAGGGGTTCAAGGTCTTCGCCGATTCCCTGGGACAATCGCCCCGGATCCACGTCAATCACCTGAACAACCGGGACAACATGTACTGGGGCGTGCACCGCTTCACCACATCGTTACCGAAGCTCGCCTTCAGGCTGGGAAGCCGCGCTGGACCTTTCGAGGGAAACGTGGAGGGATCGGAGTATTTCTGGGGCGATCTCTGCCGAAAGCACATCGATTACGTCCGGAGCTTCGTGGTCGAGGAGATCAATCTCCTCAAGATTAATCCGACGCTGCCCTACCACAATCCTGCCAAGCCCTACGTGCGCTCCTGGTTTAGCAGCACCTTCGGAGACAAGGCGCCGAGCTTCTGCCGGGCCTTGCGCGAAGAGGAGCAGGATCGCCTGGAGGCCGAAGAAGGGGTCTGCATCATGTACACCCATTTCGGCTTGCGATTCTGCGACAATGGGACTTTGAATCCTGAATTCGTCCGGCTGATGAAGCGGCTGGCGGCCAAGAACGGCTGGTTCGTTCCGGTCTCGACCCTGTTGGACCATCTGCGCAAGCGAAGAGATGACTCAACCATCACTCGAGGCGAGCTGGGCCGGCTGGAGCGGCGCTGGCTCACCCAGCGTCTCAAGAGGCGCGACAATTAGTGTCGCGTGCCAGGAATAACTGCACCCTTACAGCCGACCGGCCAGAAGACGGCCGGCGGCTGAACGGCAGCGCGTAACCTTTCGGCCGCCGATCCGTCCCGCGGCTCAGCGATCGTCGTGCTCCTGGCGCCGCGGCACATCCGGCACCGGGACCATGCAGCGCGGCAGCACCCGCATCGATTCCAGCGAGAAGACCAGCCGCGAGCCATCGGTAAAGCCCCGCGTGTAGCGGGATCGGGCCTGCTCCGCCAATGAGGCGGGAAGCTGCGCGGGAAGCGGACAGACATGCGCGGAATCCTTCGCCAGGATCGTGCCGCATTCCCTGAGGTCCAGCGCCTTGGCCGCTTCGACCCCCGCCGCGAACCCTTGCAGGTAATCTTTGTCACTATTGATGCTCGACGAGATGCGCGAGGACTCTTCTTTGGCCTCGTCGATCCGGGCGGCGATGGCGGCATTCGCCTGCTCCGCCTGCCAGGCGGCATGCTCCGCGAGCGTCCGGTCGTAGTCTTCCGGATAGGATTCCCGCTGCCGCCGGTTCCAGGTGCGCGAGCGCGACGCCTCCTGACGGCCGGCGAAGCGGCCCACCACCGCGAGCACCTTCCTGTCCACCCCTTCCACGTTTTCCTGGGAGACCAGGGAGCGCGGCAGCTCGACCTGAAGCTCCATCAGGCAGCTCGCCTCGCGATACAAGGTGAATGGTCCGTCCTGGTAGGAGACCAGGATCGGCTCCGGCAGGCTCAGCAACAAGTCGAGCCGTGAGCGCTTGAGAACCACTTTCTGGACCTGGGCCATCTCGCCGGGACGGAAGGCGAACTTGCCGCGCCCCTGCACCAGCTGCCCGTTGACATGGTTGTTGGTATGCGTTCCGGCACAATCGGAGTAGGTGTCGACGCTCGTGAGGACCCAGGCGCCGCGCCAGCGCGATTCCAGGGCCCCTTCGAAATCTCCCGCCACCGCCGGCGTCAGGCTCGCTCCGGCCAGCGCGATCAAGGCTAGCAGCGCTCGTCGCATCGTCTCGCCTCCCTTGTTATCCCTGATGAATAGGCCGATTCCGGGGTGTAAACCTAGGCTCCGCACACTGGACTGTCAACGAGGCCACCGGCCAGTCGTCCCGGGTCGAGAACAAGGTTCACGCCCGCGGCAGCAGCGCGCTTTCGCGCCCAGGCGCTTGCGGGAGATCGTCAGGGCGGATAGGCTACGCGGGACCCACCGGAGATCGTGTTACGTCATGCGGAAAACCAGGCACGGCCTCGTCCGCAACCTGATCATCTTGTCGATTGCCGCAACCTTCGCTTGCATCGTCGGGGCCTGCCGCGTGGCGGAGCGCAGCGATCTGGGAGGCGGCAAGCCGCGCTCCCCCGCCTCGGCGCTCGATGCCATCGCCGAAGCCTACGTCAAGCTGGTGCTCGCGGTCGGCGTGCACGATCCCGACTATGTCGACGCCTACTATGGTCCTGAAGGGTGGCGCGAAGAGGCCAAAGCCGCCGCCCGCCCGCCGGGCGTTCTGCACGAAGAGGCCCTGCGGCGCATCGCCGAGCTCAACGCGATGAAGCTTCCGAACGATGAGCCGGTCCTGCTGCGCCGGACCTATCTGCTGCATCAGCTTGGCTCGCTGGCCCGACGCTGCCGGATCCTCGAAGGCGCGAAGCTCTCCTTCGACGAGGAATCGAAGGCCCTCTACGACGCGGTCGCGCCGACCCGGCCGGAGAGCTATTACGCCGGAGTCCTGGAGCAGCTGGACCGCCTGCTGCCCGGCCGCGGGCCGCTGCTCGGTCGCCTCGAAGCGTTCAAGAAGGAGTTCGTCATTCCTCCGGATCGGCTCGACGCCGTCTTCAGCGCCGCCATCCAGGAGGCGCGGCGCCGCACCAAGGAGCATCTCCTCCTGCCGCCGGAGGAGAGCTTCGAGGTGGAGTATGTCACCGGCAAGCCGTGGAGCGCCTACAACTGGTACAAGAAGAACTTCCACTCCGTGATCCAGGTCAACACCGATCTGCCCATCTACATCGATGCCGCGGTGCAGCTCGCGGCGCACGAAGGGTACCCCGGCCATCATGTTTATAACGCGCTCCTGGAGTGGCACCTGGTGCGGGAGCGCGGCTGGATCGAGGTCACGGTCTATCCCCTTTTCAGCCCCCAGTCCCTCATCGCCGAAGGCAGCGCGAACTACGGCGTCGAGGTTGCCTTTCCGGGCGACGAGCGCGAGGCATTCGAGCGCGACGTCCTCTTCCCGCTGGCGGGGCTGGACCGGAAGCGCGCCGGCATCTACAACGACGTGATGGCGGTGCTGAAGGGGCTCGATTTCGCCGGAAACGAGGCGGCGCGCCGCCTGATCAACGGCGAGATCGACGAGAAGGAGGCGGCCGAGTGGCTGACCCGCTACGCGCTGATGCCCCCGGATCGTGCGGCGCAGCGCGTCCGCTTCATCCAGAAATATCGCAGCTACGTCATCAACTACAACCTGGGACAGGAGCTCGTCAAGAGCTACGTGGAACGACGCGGCGGGACCGCGGAGCACCCCGAGCGGCGCTGGGAGATCTTCGGAGAGCTGATCTCCTCCCCGAGGCTGCCTTCGGGTCTGCAATGAGGAAGC from Candidatus Polarisedimenticolia bacterium includes these protein-coding regions:
- a CDS encoding RNA polymerase sigma factor codes for the protein MRYPEKSIAARLLEDDPEAIGVVIRWISSILTWPRFWSLREEWPDLVQETLARVIESLQKGRFDAARDFRFYVQGIARHTAVRAVQEVLHRRLESEKGKAEALAAVLGTPVVDVVAARQIVRRVLDQASEECRLLIRLYFLDEKGYEEIGQELLVPVGTVKSRLSRCLMEAQKALRVAVRRHLPDAKVESEP
- a CDS encoding CHAT domain-containing tetratricopeptide repeat protein — its product is LQFNDEFDQAKVLYQKVLEIRERDDPDSPVIALDLNHLATVEGKTAHLGEAGALMSRALAILDKIPRIDDPQLAAVYHNYGVFSDITGDLLGSEASFERAVEIRERTIGPAALLTAASMQALGYERYRLGDYASARQLLDTALANLEKSPEQHEVAYCISNLALVMADMGRHDLSIAYQERAVSILRDTRGEEHSEYAQFVSELGMFLSKAGEYERAAALIRPALAAQEKKVGPVHQEVALTLLRLARAEAAAGDLSSAAGHYQRAIDIARKMFNEFHPIVGEGLDGLAHLKLTAGDLDEADRLFRKALEIKESVMGSSHPEVAELFIDIARTNRANGKSVEALRNSLQAEAILRRHFGQVIRGFSEREALAFQRIRQTGLEVALSVLAGTSPADRAKESVAEIWNALIRSRASVLDQVASRHAFGLEPRNEASAALTRQLAAAANRLATLVVQGPNPGKPEAYRARFEQALQAKEKLELELAEMTRNAGGIPPTSASVETIESALPLDTGLIAFVQFLGFTGPGPATMAGGLRRPAEARSSYGAFLMRRDLSGPLFFDLGDAAGVDTLISSWRRQAVPPPAATLGNAASEQSYRAAGERLRVRLWEPLAGHLKGLKRILIVPDGQIALVSFDALPSEEGKYLVEGPAVLQYLSTERDILKPPGSRSVGSRILAMGGPDFDVSPPAQAASLGGKTSGNPQLALQSGPPAYRGTASPCQDFQSLRFAPLPAAAEEVRQIQKQLRAAHPPESNATVAGLTAGSASEPSFKKWAPESSLLHLATHGFFLGEGCGAKGSGTHRSADRAMHEDTLHEGIFADNPLLLSGLALAGANQRSQAGPKTDDGILTSEEIASMDLSAAQLVVLSACETGVGEIQSGEGVLGLRRAFQLAGARTVIMSLWQVDDRATLDWMRRLYDGRGKGLSTAESVHQASLSALQERRAKGKSTHPFYWGAFVAAGDWR